TTCATCGAGCCAGGAAAGCTTGTTCATCCAAATTGAAGTCTTTGCTTCTATTGAAGGATTCTCAAACTTAATCTTAAAGAGAAAGCGGCGTTCAAAAGCTGAGTCCATATTTGAGGCAAGGTTCGTTGTTGCAATAAAGATGCCTTTGAGATTTTCAAGCTCTTCAAGGATGATATTCTGGACTGCGTTTTCTGTCTGAGCGCAGTTCCCGGAAGTATCATTCTTTCTTTTGGAGATAATAGCATCTGCTTCATTGAAAAGAAGAATTGGTATAAGCTCTCCCTTCCTTTCTGCAAGCTTACAGTTATTTCTATAGCTTGTGAAAATCTTTTTGATGCGCTTTTCACTTTCTCCAAACCAGGCAGACTTCGCTTCGCTGATATCAACATGAATGATAGAACGACCTGTTTCCTTTGCAATCTGCATAACCGATTCTGTTTTTCCGGTTCCAGGTGCTCCGTACAATAAAACTGCAACGCCTACAGGAAGCCCATCGTCTTTAAGACGCCGCTGGATACCTTTGAGTTTTTCTTCCTGAAGGACTTCCTTGAGGCGGTCAATTTCCTTCTGATTTTCAGGACTGTAGAAAAGCTTCTTCTCTTTGATGCAGTCTGTTTTAATCAGATTCTTATCGTTAATGCTGTCTTCAAAGAGGAATGCTTTTTCGCCAAGGACGAGCTTTCGGCCTTTATCTGAAAGCGTTATGGTTGCATCAGAAAGATTTCCTTTCTTTACGAATTCAACGAGTCCCTTCTGGAAAAGTTCATGCTTTTCTTCCATCATTTCTATGGCAACATTGTATCTCTCTCCTCCATCGTATAAATCGGATATGGTCGCATTCAGATTAGAATCTCCGCCTTTCAAAACATCATTTGCAACATCATAAAGGAAAAAACGATAATTAGGATTTTCAAGTTCTGCAGAAACCCTCTTTACAACTTGGAGGTATGAATGAGCTCTTTCGTACAGTCTCAATTCTCTCTGAATTGAC
This genomic stretch from uncultured Treponema sp. harbors:
- a CDS encoding ATP-binding protein — translated: MEEVLKEKKIRWNISKAMSSVYQSLNDSRLKIKKTKAYSAAMENLKTLYNLNQIQVWILCLVCESYFEYEDSFSLKNISRKLDVPVMSIINWKKEIDFLVEHGFLEHSGRNDAVQPINDFSESIYNNTEYIPQAKKEDDDIDFISYMADRYESRRGEDMSARSIQRELRLYERAHSYLQVVKRVSAELENPNYRFFLYDVANDVLKGGDSNLNATISDLYDGGERYNVAIEMMEEKHELFQKGLVEFVKKGNLSDATITLSDKGRKLVLGEKAFLFEDSINDKNLIKTDCIKEKKLFYSPENQKEIDRLKEVLQEEKLKGIQRRLKDDGLPVGVAVLLYGAPGTGKTESVMQIAKETGRSIIHVDISEAKSAWFGESEKRIKKIFTSYRNNCKLAERKGELIPILLFNEADAIISKRKNDTSGNCAQTENAVQNIILEELENLKGIFIATTNLASNMDSAFERRFLFKIKFENPSIEAKTSIWMNKLSWLDEKSATEFAKNYNFSGGQIDNIVRKIAMNEVITGERPEISDIRDMCKCEKIDNPEGSRRIGFCL